The Arthrobacter sp. NicSoilC5 genome has a window encoding:
- a CDS encoding peptidylprolyl isomerase, giving the protein MPASSRSARETKRRIQQMEAKRDLRRDQERRRKRDNLVAAGAGTAAVLLAVVLQLTAFAGNPTEDEYAAAQAGLTEPSASASASPTPSAAATNGPNIPAADSAAGKTFTGQLLLNGSPLGVEVDGTKAPQAAAVFKSLSDEGYFNGKTCHRLTTADQFGVLQCGSPTGDGQGDPNYTWGPLENTPADNMYPAGTIAVARTGNNAYGNGTQFFIVYKDTAIPADAAGGYTVVGKVTSGLDVVSNIAAAGITPGASDTDGAPKQPVTIDSFSLK; this is encoded by the coding sequence TTGCCGGCCAGTTCACGCAGTGCCCGCGAAACGAAACGGCGCATCCAGCAAATGGAAGCCAAGCGTGACCTCCGGCGCGACCAGGAAAGGCGGCGCAAGCGCGACAACCTCGTGGCCGCCGGCGCGGGAACCGCCGCCGTACTGCTCGCCGTCGTCCTCCAGCTCACGGCGTTCGCCGGAAACCCGACCGAGGACGAGTATGCTGCCGCGCAGGCAGGCCTGACCGAGCCATCGGCCTCGGCCAGCGCCTCCCCCACTCCATCCGCTGCTGCAACCAACGGGCCGAACATCCCGGCCGCAGACTCGGCGGCCGGCAAGACTTTCACGGGCCAACTGCTGCTGAACGGCAGTCCTCTGGGCGTGGAGGTGGACGGAACCAAGGCTCCCCAGGCCGCGGCGGTCTTCAAGTCCCTCAGCGACGAAGGCTATTTCAACGGCAAGACGTGCCACCGGCTCACCACCGCAGACCAGTTCGGCGTGCTGCAGTGCGGTTCGCCCACGGGCGACGGCCAGGGAGACCCCAACTACACGTGGGGTCCGCTGGAGAACACCCCGGCGGACAACATGTACCCCGCCGGCACCATCGCCGTGGCCCGTACCGGCAACAACGCCTACGGCAACGGGACACAGTTCTTCATTGTCTATAAGGACACCGCGATTCCGGCAGACGCAGCGGGGGGCTATACCGTGGTGGGAAAGGTGACCTCGGGGCTTGATGTGGTGTCCAACATTGCTGCCGCCGGTATCACGCCAGGTGCCAGCGACACGGACGGCGCACCAAAACAACCAGTCACGATAGACTCGTTTTCTCTGAAGTAG
- a CDS encoding DUF349 domain-containing protein: MTDSQKSDETATGVTEPTAPAEDAADTAAQAGHAPAAPEATASEEGTAEESPVDEDTADAASVGAASVDAASGQDAEGQSGVATTAAPSVPAAAPGPRPSAPSPAAFASRPKPAAAAPAAAPVPAAPSTSVAEASKWGRVEGDGHVYLNIDGGEHPVGQYPGVSGDEALIYFARKYDDVVAQIVLLEQRVSSKAPSTDMQKTVTHLREQLAERNMVGDLRAAEARLDKLAVEITELEKAEKAEHDAVRASELAAREAIVTEAEQISGQDPAQTQWKTSSARMNELFENWKAAQKSGVRLGRSNEDALWKRFRAARTVFDRHRRAYFSQLDSNNSAAKAAKEKLIAEAEALSTSTDWGYAAGEYRRLMDQWKASPRASRKDDDALWARFRAAQDVFFTSRQAANDEIDQEYAANLTVKEALLAEANGILPVKDLAAAKKALQSVRDRWEEAGKVPRADMGRIEAGLRKVEDAVRHAEEEQWQRSNPERKARTNSALSQLESAIAGLQEDLAKAEKSGDQRKIKAAREALEARQAWLDQIQRSASELS; encoded by the coding sequence GTGACAGACAGTCAGAAATCCGACGAAACAGCAACAGGCGTAACCGAACCAACGGCTCCGGCCGAGGACGCTGCCGATACTGCTGCACAGGCCGGGCACGCACCTGCGGCCCCCGAAGCAACCGCTTCAGAGGAGGGCACTGCTGAAGAAAGCCCTGTTGACGAGGACACTGCTGACGCAGCCAGTGTTGGCGCGGCCAGTGTTGACGCGGCCAGTGGGCAGGATGCAGAGGGCCAGTCCGGGGTAGCCACTACCGCGGCGCCGTCCGTGCCTGCTGCCGCACCCGGCCCCCGGCCGTCAGCACCGTCGCCTGCTGCCTTCGCATCGCGTCCCAAGCCCGCTGCCGCCGCTCCCGCTGCCGCACCGGTGCCCGCTGCGCCCAGCACGTCTGTCGCCGAGGCCTCCAAGTGGGGCCGAGTGGAAGGGGACGGCCACGTCTACCTGAATATCGACGGCGGCGAGCACCCCGTGGGACAGTACCCCGGCGTGAGCGGTGACGAGGCGCTGATCTACTTTGCGCGGAAGTACGACGACGTCGTGGCGCAGATCGTCCTCCTCGAACAGCGTGTCAGCTCCAAGGCTCCCAGCACGGACATGCAAAAGACGGTGACGCACCTGCGTGAACAGCTCGCCGAACGGAACATGGTGGGCGACCTGCGGGCAGCCGAAGCGCGACTGGACAAGCTCGCCGTCGAAATCACGGAGCTGGAGAAGGCCGAGAAGGCCGAGCACGATGCCGTGCGTGCATCCGAGCTTGCAGCGCGTGAGGCCATCGTCACCGAGGCGGAGCAGATTTCCGGCCAGGATCCCGCCCAGACGCAGTGGAAGACCTCCAGCGCCCGGATGAACGAGCTGTTCGAGAACTGGAAGGCAGCCCAGAAGAGCGGCGTGCGGCTGGGCCGCAGCAACGAGGACGCCCTCTGGAAGCGCTTCCGCGCCGCCCGCACCGTCTTCGACCGCCACCGCCGGGCCTATTTCTCCCAGCTGGACAGCAACAATTCCGCAGCCAAGGCTGCCAAGGAGAAGCTGATCGCCGAGGCCGAAGCCCTATCCACGTCAACCGACTGGGGCTATGCCGCCGGCGAATACCGCCGGCTGATGGACCAGTGGAAGGCATCACCGCGCGCCAGCCGGAAGGATGACGACGCCCTGTGGGCACGGTTCCGCGCCGCGCAGGACGTGTTCTTCACCTCGCGCCAGGCAGCCAACGACGAAATCGACCAGGAGTACGCCGCCAACCTTACGGTGAAGGAGGCGTTGCTGGCCGAGGCCAACGGCATCCTTCCGGTGAAGGACCTGGCAGCCGCCAAGAAGGCGCTCCAGTCCGTCCGTGACCGTTGGGAAGAGGCCGGCAAGGTACCCCGGGCCGACATGGGCCGGATCGAAGCCGGGCTCCGGAAGGTTGAAGACGCCGTCCGCCACGCCGAAGAAGAGCAGTGGCAGCGGTCCAACCCCGAACGCAAGGCACGCACCAACAGTGCACTCTCGCAGCTGGAATCCGCCATTGCCGGGCTCCAGGAAGACCTTGCCAAGGCCGAAAAGAGCGGTGACCAGCGCAAGATCAAGGCTGCCCGGGAGGCCCTCGAGGCCCGCCAGGCCTGGCTTGACCAGATCCAGCGTTCCGCCAGCGAGCTGTCCTAG
- a CDS encoding bifunctional (p)ppGpp synthetase/guanosine-3',5'-bis(diphosphate) 3'-pyrophosphohydrolase: MEERSASVPTAEEEKSPAGVQAGAASSARPGSLVPVDNSGSRATFPGRRERTRSRLARLTGRGAATYSPILEPLLRTVRANNPKEDFDLIQRAFDVAERSHRGQKRKSGDPYITHPVAVATILAELGLSGTTLAAALLHDTVEDTPYTLADLKRDFGPEVAMLVDGVTKLDKVSFGEAAQSETVRKMVVAMAKDIRVLMIKLADRLHNARTWRFVSAESSARKARETLEIFAPLAHRLGMNTIKWELEDLSFAALYPKVYEEIVRMVGDRTPEREKSLGVIRDQITEDLRAAKIKATITGRPKHYYSIYQKMIVRDKDFDDINDLMGVRVLVDSVRDCYAALGTMHSRWNPLPGRFKDYIAMPKFNMYQSLHTTVIGPGGKPVEIQIRTHEMHRRAEYGVAAHWKYKDQPNRTAVGPGSPRDGDMGWLRSLVDWQQETSDPGEFLDSLRFEINAREVFVFTPKGEVMALPAGSTPVDFAYAVHTEVGHRTIGARVNGKLVPLNSELNHGDWVEIFTSKAEGAGPSQDWQHFVKSARARNKIRQWFSKERREEAIDRGKELLTRAMRKQNLPLQRLMTHEALAAVAEEFKYTDISGLYAGVGDGHTSAQSVMEKLIESLGGNESADDDVEEVSIPTQVSKARFSDSGVVVRGVGDVWVKLARCCTPVPPDPILGFVTRGSGVSVHRTDCTNISDLKDQPDRIVDVDWAPTQSSVFLVEIQVEALDRKSLLSDVTRVLSDNHVNILAASVHTSTDRVAISKFAFEMGDPKYLSHVLSAVRRIDGVFDVYRTTGNKRRS, encoded by the coding sequence TTGGAAGAACGTTCGGCGTCGGTGCCAACGGCAGAGGAAGAAAAAAGTCCTGCCGGTGTACAAGCCGGTGCGGCATCCTCTGCGCGCCCAGGGTCCTTGGTTCCTGTTGACAATTCGGGATCACGGGCAACGTTTCCCGGCCGAAGGGAGCGCACCCGGTCGCGCCTTGCCCGCCTGACCGGTCGTGGAGCAGCCACCTATTCGCCCATCCTAGAGCCGCTGTTGCGCACTGTCCGGGCCAACAATCCCAAAGAGGACTTCGACCTCATCCAGCGCGCCTTCGACGTAGCTGAGCGGAGCCACCGCGGACAGAAGCGCAAGAGCGGGGACCCGTACATTACCCATCCGGTGGCTGTGGCCACCATCCTCGCCGAGCTAGGCCTCAGCGGCACAACCCTGGCGGCGGCCCTGCTGCACGACACCGTCGAGGACACCCCGTACACCCTCGCGGACCTGAAGCGGGACTTCGGGCCGGAAGTGGCCATGCTGGTGGACGGCGTGACCAAACTGGACAAGGTCAGTTTCGGCGAGGCCGCCCAGTCGGAAACGGTCCGCAAGATGGTTGTGGCCATGGCCAAGGACATCCGCGTCCTCATGATCAAGCTGGCCGACCGGCTCCACAACGCCCGTACCTGGCGCTTCGTATCAGCCGAATCGTCCGCCCGCAAAGCCCGTGAAACCCTCGAAATCTTCGCCCCGCTGGCGCACCGGCTGGGCATGAACACCATCAAGTGGGAGCTCGAGGACCTGTCCTTCGCGGCCCTCTACCCCAAGGTGTACGAGGAAATCGTCAGGATGGTGGGGGACCGGACCCCCGAGCGGGAAAAGAGCCTGGGCGTCATCCGGGACCAGATCACCGAGGACCTGCGCGCGGCCAAGATCAAAGCAACTATTACCGGCCGGCCCAAGCACTACTACTCCATCTACCAAAAGATGATTGTCCGCGACAAGGACTTCGACGACATCAACGACCTCATGGGTGTCCGTGTCCTGGTGGACTCCGTCCGGGACTGCTACGCCGCCCTGGGCACCATGCATTCGCGCTGGAACCCCCTGCCCGGCAGGTTCAAGGACTACATCGCGATGCCCAAGTTCAACATGTACCAGTCCCTGCACACCACCGTGATCGGCCCCGGCGGTAAACCGGTGGAGATCCAGATCCGCACGCACGAGATGCACCGCCGGGCCGAGTATGGCGTGGCGGCCCACTGGAAGTACAAGGACCAGCCCAACCGCACCGCGGTGGGCCCCGGAAGCCCCCGCGACGGCGACATGGGATGGCTGCGCTCCCTGGTGGACTGGCAGCAGGAAACCTCGGATCCCGGCGAGTTCCTGGACTCGTTGCGCTTTGAAATCAACGCCCGCGAAGTGTTCGTCTTCACACCCAAGGGCGAAGTCATGGCGCTGCCGGCAGGATCAACGCCCGTGGACTTTGCCTACGCCGTGCACACGGAGGTAGGCCACCGCACCATTGGCGCCCGGGTCAACGGCAAGCTGGTCCCGCTTAACAGCGAGCTGAACCACGGCGACTGGGTGGAAATCTTTACCTCCAAAGCCGAGGGGGCCGGACCCAGCCAGGACTGGCAGCACTTCGTCAAGAGTGCCAGGGCACGCAACAAGATCCGCCAGTGGTTCAGCAAGGAACGCCGCGAAGAGGCCATTGACCGCGGCAAGGAGCTGTTGACCCGTGCCATGCGGAAACAGAACCTGCCACTGCAGCGGCTGATGACGCACGAGGCCCTGGCCGCCGTGGCCGAGGAATTCAAATACACGGACATCTCCGGCCTCTACGCCGGCGTGGGCGACGGGCACACATCTGCCCAGTCGGTCATGGAAAAGCTGATCGAAAGCCTGGGCGGCAACGAGAGTGCCGATGATGACGTCGAAGAGGTCAGCATCCCCACCCAGGTCAGCAAGGCCCGCTTCTCCGACTCCGGTGTTGTGGTCCGCGGCGTGGGCGACGTCTGGGTGAAGCTGGCCCGCTGCTGCACGCCCGTTCCACCGGACCCTATCCTGGGCTTTGTGACCAGGGGATCCGGCGTCTCCGTGCACCGCACCGACTGCACCAACATCTCGGACCTGAAGGACCAGCCGGACCGGATCGTGGACGTGGACTGGGCGCCAACCCAGTCGAGCGTTTTCCTGGTGGAGATCCAAGTGGAGGCCCTGGACCGCAAATCACTGCTGTCTGACGTGACGCGGGTCCTTTCCGACAACCACGTCAATATCCTCGCGGCCAGCGTCCACACCTCCACGGACCGGGTGGCCATCTCAAAGTTCGCGTTCGAGATGGGCGACCCCAAGTACCTCAGCCACGTCCTCAGCGCCGTGCGCAGGATCGACGGGGTCTTCGACGTCTACCGCACCACCGGCAACAAACGCCGGAGCTAA
- the secF gene encoding protein translocase subunit SecF, which translates to MSGFATFGNELYTGKRSYDFVGAKKIWFIIAAVGVALSIIIPAAKGGFNLGIEFRGGSEFTVSNVKTTDATIGEKAVTDVVAGSVPRVANVAGNTMRIQTDKLTDDETLRIKQGLTGAYGVTDNEVTSTFVGPTWGADVTKQALIGLVVFVLLAALLMALYFRTWKMSLSALAGMAVTMFITAGVYALSDFEVTPSAIIGFLTVLSYSLYDTVVVFDKIRENTTGIDASTRRTFGEEVNLAVNQTLVRSINTMMVAILPVGAILFIGAGLLGAGTLRDLSLALFVGILIGTAATIFVAAPMYAWLRQGEPDLVKQARRVQQRRAGSTERAVPASPAKA; encoded by the coding sequence ATGTCAGGCTTCGCTACGTTCGGCAACGAGCTCTACACCGGAAAGCGTTCCTACGACTTTGTAGGGGCCAAGAAGATATGGTTCATCATCGCCGCGGTGGGAGTGGCGCTGTCCATCATCATCCCGGCGGCCAAGGGTGGCTTCAACCTCGGCATCGAATTCCGTGGGGGCTCCGAATTCACGGTCTCGAACGTCAAGACCACGGACGCCACCATCGGCGAAAAGGCCGTGACTGACGTGGTTGCCGGCAGTGTTCCGCGCGTTGCGAACGTGGCCGGCAACACCATGCGCATCCAGACGGACAAGCTGACCGACGACGAGACCCTTCGGATCAAGCAGGGCCTCACCGGCGCCTACGGTGTCACCGACAACGAGGTGACCTCCACGTTCGTTGGCCCCACCTGGGGCGCTGACGTGACCAAGCAGGCGCTGATCGGCCTGGTGGTGTTCGTGCTGCTGGCGGCCCTGCTGATGGCCCTCTATTTCCGGACCTGGAAGATGTCCCTGTCGGCGCTTGCCGGCATGGCCGTGACCATGTTCATCACGGCCGGTGTGTATGCGCTCAGTGATTTTGAGGTCACACCGTCGGCCATCATCGGATTCCTGACCGTCCTGAGCTACTCCCTCTACGACACCGTGGTGGTCTTCGACAAAATCCGGGAAAACACCACCGGAATCGACGCCTCCACACGCCGGACGTTCGGTGAGGAAGTCAACCTCGCCGTCAACCAGACCCTGGTGCGTTCCATCAACACCATGATGGTGGCGATCCTCCCCGTGGGCGCCATCCTGTTCATCGGTGCAGGGCTCCTGGGTGCCGGAACGCTGCGCGACCTGTCCCTGGCCCTGTTCGTCGGGATCCTCATCGGCACCGCCGCGACCATCTTCGTCGCAGCTCCGATGTACGCCTGGCTCCGACAGGGTGAACCGGACCTGGTCAAGCAGGCGCGGCGCGTCCAGCAGCGGCGGGCCGGTTCAACCGAACGGGCAGTTCCGGCATCGCCGGCTAAAGCCTGA
- the secD gene encoding protein translocase subunit SecD, giving the protein MARTGRKKPGLRVLVWLGVLLAALTAVLAGGTVAGQASWAPKLALDLEGGTQMILAPKVEGGSDINEQQLNQAVAIIRQRVDGSGVSEAEISTQSGRNVVVSLPGTPSAETRNLIQASADMNFRPVLLNGDGAPVPPESQTPEDQLPKPTAEPANSSDTNWITPEIYKQFEALDCNSPAAEKSKRSDPTKPLVTCEPATDKSPAIKYILGPVEVKGSNIVTSSFQLQQGAQGAVTNDWAVNIQFDADGTAKFKSVTERLNQFYVAAGGESGTDPKSQFAIVLDDQVISAPRSLAVITDGRPQITGGFTEKTAKALSDQLKFGALPISFDIQSEQQISATLGGEQLRMGLLAGLIGLLLVVVYSLFQYRALGFVTIASLVVAGALTYLAIAILGWTENYRLSLAGVAGIIVAIGQTADSFIVYFERIRDELREGRGLVSAVENGWKRAKRTVLASKAVNLLAALVLYFVAVGNVRGFAFTLGLTAIADLIVVFMFTHPTLQLLARTRFFGEGHKFSGLDPERLGAVPLYRGAGRVRTPEDKPAVVRTKNTGAAAEAERRMTIAERRLAEKQEQLAGSSKTSAKENK; this is encoded by the coding sequence ATGGCACGAACTGGCCGCAAGAAACCAGGGCTCCGCGTCCTGGTCTGGCTTGGCGTACTCCTGGCAGCGCTGACAGCCGTCCTGGCCGGCGGCACCGTCGCCGGGCAGGCCAGCTGGGCACCCAAACTGGCCCTGGACCTCGAGGGCGGCACCCAGATGATCCTGGCGCCGAAGGTGGAGGGCGGTTCGGACATCAACGAACAGCAGCTCAACCAGGCCGTGGCGATCATCCGGCAGCGCGTTGACGGCTCCGGCGTCTCCGAAGCGGAAATCAGCACCCAGTCCGGGCGCAACGTGGTGGTCAGCCTTCCCGGCACCCCCTCCGCCGAAACCCGGAACCTCATCCAGGCTTCCGCGGACATGAACTTCCGCCCCGTCCTCCTCAACGGTGACGGCGCCCCCGTGCCGCCGGAGTCGCAGACCCCGGAGGACCAGCTGCCCAAACCCACAGCTGAGCCGGCCAACAGCAGTGACACCAACTGGATCACCCCGGAGATCTACAAGCAGTTCGAGGCGCTGGACTGCAACAGCCCCGCAGCCGAGAAATCCAAGCGGTCAGATCCCACCAAGCCGCTGGTGACCTGCGAGCCTGCCACCGACAAGTCTCCTGCCATCAAGTACATCCTGGGTCCCGTGGAGGTGAAGGGCAGCAACATCGTCACCTCGTCCTTCCAGCTGCAGCAGGGTGCGCAGGGTGCGGTGACCAACGACTGGGCCGTCAACATCCAGTTCGACGCCGACGGCACGGCCAAGTTCAAATCCGTCACCGAACGCCTCAACCAGTTCTACGTGGCCGCCGGCGGCGAGTCCGGCACCGACCCCAAGTCCCAGTTCGCCATTGTGCTGGATGACCAGGTCATCTCCGCCCCGCGGTCGCTGGCTGTCATCACCGACGGACGTCCGCAGATCACCGGCGGCTTCACCGAGAAGACCGCCAAGGCGCTGTCCGACCAGTTGAAGTTCGGTGCCCTCCCCATCAGCTTCGACATCCAGAGCGAGCAGCAGATCTCCGCCACGCTTGGTGGCGAACAGCTGCGCATGGGCCTGCTGGCGGGCCTGATCGGGCTCCTGCTCGTGGTGGTCTACTCCCTGTTCCAGTACCGCGCCCTGGGCTTCGTCACGATCGCCTCGCTGGTGGTGGCCGGTGCCCTGACGTACCTGGCCATCGCGATCCTGGGCTGGACGGAGAACTACCGGCTGTCCCTTGCAGGTGTTGCAGGCATCATCGTGGCCATCGGCCAGACTGCCGACTCCTTCATCGTCTACTTCGAACGCATCCGCGACGAACTGCGCGAAGGGCGCGGCCTGGTGTCCGCCGTGGAAAACGGCTGGAAGCGGGCCAAGCGCACGGTTCTTGCCTCCAAGGCCGTCAACCTCCTGGCCGCTCTGGTCCTGTACTTCGTGGCCGTGGGCAACGTCCGTGGCTTTGCGTTCACGCTGGGCTTGACGGCCATCGCCGACCTCATCGTGGTGTTCATGTTCACCCACCCCACGCTGCAGCTGCTGGCCCGTACCCGGTTCTTCGGTGAAGGCCACAAGTTCTCCGGCCTGGACCCCGAACGTCTGGGCGCCGTGCCGCTGTACCGCGGTGCCGGCCGGGTCCGCACTCCCGAGGACAAGCCCGCGGTGGTCCGTACCAAGAACACCGGCGCAGCGGCCGAGGCCGAACGCCGCATGACCATCGCTGAACGGCGCCTGGCAGAGAAGCAGGAACAGCTGGCCGGCTCGTCCAAGACCTCCGCGAAGGAGAACAAGTAA
- the yajC gene encoding preprotein translocase subunit YajC, producing MSILLFVMLGVFIFMMFRRNKKTQQQQAELQSKFAPGVEVMTSFGLFGRIVDIDDADNKVTLELSPGNLATVHRQAVTKVVEPAAEATVEPAAASPVVPDDASSLTTPEAGSTATGTETPEETLKRLNDEGKKDS from the coding sequence ATGTCAATTCTCCTGTTCGTCATGCTCGGCGTGTTCATCTTCATGATGTTCCGCCGCAACAAGAAGACGCAGCAGCAGCAGGCAGAGCTCCAGTCGAAGTTCGCCCCGGGCGTGGAGGTCATGACCAGCTTTGGCCTTTTCGGCCGGATCGTGGACATCGACGACGCCGACAACAAGGTCACCCTTGAACTTTCCCCCGGCAACCTGGCCACCGTGCACCGCCAGGCGGTCACCAAGGTTGTCGAGCCTGCCGCGGAAGCCACGGTCGAGCCCGCCGCTGCCTCACCCGTGGTGCCGGATGACGCATCCTCACTGACCACGCCGGAAGCCGGAAGCACTGCAACGGGCACCGAGACTCCGGAAGAAACCCTGAAGCGCCTCAACGACGAGGGCAAGAAGGACAGCTAG
- the ruvB gene encoding Holliday junction branch migration DNA helicase RuvB translates to MAEPSLVAAGEEPEERAIEAALRPKNLDDFVGQHRVRKQLSLVLQASRMRGRTADHVLFSGPPGLGKTTLAMIVAAEMNAPLRLSSGPAIQHAGDLAAILSSLSEGEVLFLDEIHRMSRPAEEMLYMAMEDFRVDIVVGKGAGATAIPLELPPFTLVGATTRAGLLPGPLRDRFGFTGHLEFYSVPELELVLRRSAGLLDLKVNSAGFAEIAGRSRGTPRIANRLLRRVRDWALVHGVEQIDARAASAALDMYEVDKKGLDRLDRAVLDALITKFGGGPVGLSTLAIAVGEETETVETVAEPFLVREGLLGRTPRGRIAMAPAWTHLGYAIPSGVFAQERLDLFEPGGDAPAAGDWAPESQ, encoded by the coding sequence GTGGCTGAACCTTCATTGGTCGCCGCGGGGGAGGAACCGGAGGAGCGGGCCATCGAGGCGGCGCTCCGGCCGAAGAACCTCGACGATTTCGTGGGCCAGCACCGGGTGCGCAAGCAACTTTCGCTCGTGCTCCAGGCCTCCCGGATGCGCGGGCGCACAGCGGACCACGTGCTGTTCTCCGGGCCGCCGGGCCTCGGCAAAACCACCCTCGCCATGATCGTGGCCGCGGAAATGAACGCTCCGCTGCGCCTTAGCAGCGGGCCCGCCATCCAGCACGCGGGCGACCTTGCGGCCATCCTGTCCTCGCTGTCCGAGGGCGAGGTCCTGTTCCTCGACGAGATCCACCGCATGTCCCGGCCCGCCGAGGAAATGCTGTACATGGCCATGGAAGACTTCCGCGTCGACATCGTCGTGGGCAAGGGCGCCGGTGCCACCGCCATTCCACTGGAATTGCCGCCGTTCACGCTGGTGGGCGCCACCACCCGCGCCGGGCTGCTTCCGGGCCCGCTGCGCGACCGATTCGGCTTCACCGGGCACCTCGAGTTCTACTCCGTTCCGGAACTGGAACTGGTCCTGCGCCGGTCAGCCGGGCTGCTGGACCTGAAGGTCAACTCCGCCGGATTCGCTGAAATCGCCGGCCGTTCACGCGGGACCCCCCGTATCGCCAACCGTCTGTTGCGCCGGGTCCGGGACTGGGCGCTGGTGCATGGTGTCGAGCAAATCGATGCCAGGGCTGCGTCCGCCGCCCTGGACATGTACGAAGTGGACAAGAAAGGCCTTGACCGGCTGGACCGTGCTGTCCTCGATGCCCTCATCACCAAATTCGGCGGAGGCCCCGTCGGCCTGTCAACCCTGGCCATCGCCGTTGGCGAGGAAACCGAAACAGTGGAAACCGTGGCGGAACCCTTCCTGGTCCGGGAAGGGCTGCTGGGCCGGACGCCCCGCGGAAGGATTGCCATGGCGCCGGCGTGGACGCACCTCGGATACGCCATTCCATCCGGGGTCTTCGCCCAGGAGCGGTTGGACCTTTTCGAGCCCGGCGGGGACGCCCCCGCGGCGGGGGACTGGGCCCCGGAGAGCCAATAG